From a single Poecilia reticulata strain Guanapo linkage group LG2, Guppy_female_1.0+MT, whole genome shotgun sequence genomic region:
- the gbx2 gene encoding homeobox protein GBX-2, giving the protein MSAAFGPSFMVMQRPLGSTTAFSIDSLIGGPPQPSPGHFVYTGYPMFMPYRSVVLQPPPPPPALQQALPGGHHPQIPGMQSGFCSSLAQGLTQGMALTSTLMASLPGGFSPSQQHQEAARKFGSQALRLEAEDGKSFLPGKESALPAFLDADAPLQTSTARALSKEESKEEDSGRKDESFSMDSDLDYSSDDNLTSLCHKEDADGGGGLDDAPHLHGAASGGGCAAGGGAXGGGSGKNRRRRTAFTSEQLLELEKEFHCKKYLSLTERSQIAHALKLSEVQVKIWFQNRRAKWKRVKAGNVNNKSGEPSRNPKIVVPIPVHVSRFAIRSQHQQMEQARP; this is encoded by the exons ATGAGCGCGGCGTTCGGTCCGTCCTTCATGGTGATGCAGCGGCCACTCGGAAGCACCACCGCCTTCAGCATCGACTCCCTGATCGGCGGGCCCCCGCAGCCCAGCCCGGGACACTTCGTCTACACCGGGTACCCGATGTTCATGCCCTACCGCTCTGTGGTGctgcagccgccgccgccgccgccggccCTGCAGCAGGCGCTCCCCGGCGGACACCACCCGCAGATCCCCGGGATGCAGAGCGGCTTCTGCTCCAGCCTGGCGCAGGGTTTGACGCAGGGCATGGCGCTCACCTCCACCCTCATGGCCTCGCTGCCCGGCGGCTTCTCCCCGTCCCAGCAGCACCAGGAGGCCGCCAGGAAGTTCGGCTCGCAGGCGCTGCGGCTGGAAGCGGAAGACGGGAAGAGCTTCCTGCCAGGGAAAGAGTCCGCGCTGCCGGCCTTCCTCGACGCGGACGCGCCGCTGCAGACTTCCACAG CCAGAGCTCTGTCCAAGGAGGAGTCCAAGGAGGAGGACAGCGGCCGGAAGGACGAGAGCTTCTCCATGGACAGCGACCTGGACTACAGCTCCGACGACAACCTCACGTCCCTCTGCCACAAAGAGGACGCGGACGGCGGCGGAGGCCTGGACGACGCGCCCCACCTTCACGGCGCGGCGTCCGGCGGCGGCTGCGCGGCGGGAGGCGGCGCGWCGGGTGGCGGCAGCGGCAAGAACCGGCGGCGGCGCACCGCGTTCACCAGcgagcagctgctggagctggagaaggagttCCACTGCAAGAAGTACCTGTCGCTCACCGAGCGCTCCCAGATCGCGCATGCGCTCAAACTGAGCGAGGTGCAGGTCAagatctggttccagaaccggcGCGCCAAGTGGAAACGGGTCAAGGCCGGAAACGTCAACAACAAGTCCGGGGAGCCGAGCCGGAACCCCAAGATCGTGGTTCCGATCCCGGTGCACGTCAGCCGCTTCGCCATCAGGAGTCAGCACCAGCAGATGGAGCAGGCCCGGCCGTAG